The following coding sequences are from one Arthrobacter sp. PvP023 window:
- a CDS encoding ABC transporter permease encodes MPSNPTPLAEAPVNGEASSAEPETRKVHAALTRSSTGNEDLRELESGLDSLQSDAARAARIDWSRILLPVAALVVLVLAWQFYVSLGFKRRDLVPGPLDVLGQFGTLWADGSLQEAVWTSLQRGIVGFLISVVIATPIGLLLAQVAPLRRAFGPLISGLQVLPSVAWVPAAIIWFGLTDATVYFVVFMGAIPSIINGLISGVDQIPPQYRSVGTVLGANRLQMALQIVLPAALPGYLSGLKQGWAFSWRSLMAAEIIAVGGTIGFGLGSMLNQGRDLADMTIVMSAILLILAVGILIELLVFAPIEKRLLRRRGLLAGSTR; translated from the coding sequence ATGCCAAGTAACCCAACGCCCTTGGCCGAAGCCCCCGTTAACGGCGAGGCATCCAGCGCTGAGCCCGAAACCCGCAAGGTGCACGCGGCCCTGACCCGGTCCTCCACCGGCAACGAGGACCTGCGCGAGCTTGAATCCGGACTAGATTCCCTGCAGTCGGACGCGGCCCGTGCCGCGCGCATCGACTGGAGCCGCATCCTGCTCCCGGTGGCCGCGCTCGTGGTGCTGGTCCTGGCGTGGCAGTTCTACGTTTCGCTTGGCTTCAAGCGCCGCGATCTGGTGCCAGGGCCGCTCGACGTGCTTGGCCAGTTCGGCACCCTGTGGGCCGACGGTTCACTGCAGGAAGCCGTCTGGACGTCGCTGCAGCGCGGAATTGTGGGCTTCCTGATCAGCGTGGTCATTGCCACGCCGATCGGGCTCCTGCTGGCACAGGTGGCCCCGCTGCGGCGCGCCTTCGGTCCGCTCATCTCAGGGCTGCAGGTGCTGCCGTCCGTGGCCTGGGTGCCAGCAGCCATCATCTGGTTCGGGCTCACCGATGCCACGGTGTACTTCGTGGTGTTCATGGGCGCCATCCCGTCCATCATCAACGGCCTGATCTCCGGCGTGGACCAGATCCCGCCGCAGTACCGCAGCGTGGGCACGGTACTGGGCGCCAACCGGCTGCAGATGGCCCTGCAGATCGTCCTTCCGGCCGCATTGCCGGGCTACCTGAGCGGACTGAAGCAGGGATGGGCCTTCTCCTGGCGGTCCCTCATGGCCGCCGAAATCATTGCCGTGGGCGGCACCATCGGCTTCGGCCTGGGCTCCATGCTGAACCAGGGCCGCGACCTGGCGGACATGACCATTGTGATGTCAGCCATCCTGCTGATCCTGGCCGTGGGCATCCTGATCGAACTGCTGGTGTTCGCGCCGATCGAAAAGCGCCTCCTCCGGCGGCGCGGCCTCCTCGCCGGCAGCACCCGCTAG
- a CDS encoding SRPBCC family protein yields the protein MTVSFVCRTESALPREQLFDLARSIDAHLESQTDAGERAVAGVTSGLIGEGQEVTWRARHFGLPIRMTSRITSLEFPGRFVDEQVRGPFKAFRHVHEFEARDTGCTMTDRVEFTAPFGPLGRIAEKLVLRRYLERLIAVRGLYLAGLPDNPQA from the coding sequence ATGACCGTCAGCTTCGTGTGCCGCACCGAATCCGCACTGCCCCGGGAACAACTGTTCGACCTCGCGCGGAGCATCGATGCGCACCTCGAGTCGCAGACCGATGCGGGGGAGCGGGCCGTGGCGGGCGTGACGTCAGGCCTGATCGGCGAGGGCCAGGAAGTGACGTGGCGGGCACGGCACTTCGGGCTGCCGATCCGAATGACCAGCCGCATCACGTCGCTGGAGTTCCCCGGAAGGTTCGTGGACGAGCAGGTCCGCGGGCCGTTCAAGGCCTTCCGCCATGTCCACGAGTTCGAAGCTAGGGACACCGGGTGCACCATGACGGACCGGGTGGAATTCACGGCACCGTTCGGGCCGCTGGGCCGGATCGCGGAGAAGCTCGTGCTGCGACGCTACCTGGAACGGCTGATTGCGGTGCGCGGGCTGTACCTCGCCGGGCTGCCCGACAACCCGCAGGCCTAG
- a CDS encoding putative quinol monooxygenase, protein MEPKLGLLAMVEAKPGKEQEVWDFLNGGREIVDNEPGTRTWYAFRVSENTFGIFDTFDTEEDRQAHLNGAIPAALAEHGPAMLAKDPDIKLIDLIAVK, encoded by the coding sequence ATGGAACCGAAACTGGGACTGCTGGCTATGGTCGAGGCGAAGCCGGGTAAAGAACAGGAAGTTTGGGACTTCCTCAACGGAGGCCGGGAGATCGTGGACAACGAACCGGGCACCCGGACCTGGTATGCCTTCCGGGTCAGCGAAAACACGTTCGGCATTTTCGACACTTTTGATACCGAGGAGGACAGGCAGGCGCACCTCAACGGCGCCATTCCGGCTGCACTCGCTGAACACGGCCCGGCCATGCTCGCCAAGGATCCCGACATTAAGCTGATCGACCTCATCGCCGTGAAGTAG
- the cobA gene encoding uroporphyrinogen-III C-methyltransferase: MAIQDIYPTALRLLGRPVLVVGGGPVATRRTKGLLDAGARVTVVAPAASAGLRELADAGLLTWEQRPYRTSDVDGVWFVQTATGDSAVDALVSADAEEQRIWCVNASDHEASAAWTPAVAVVDDVQIAVNAGGDPRRAMALRDAVATALETGDLPLRRQRAHRGSVALVGGGPGDTGLITVRGRRLLGQADVVVADRLGPRELLNELAPDVRVIEVGKTPGHHPVPQADINRILVDEALAGHRVVRLKGGDPYVLGRGGEEAEFCRQHGVEVEVVPGVTSAISVPAAAGIPVTHRGLAKGFSVVTGHEELSEVPARSDHTIVLLMGVGQLRESTAALAAAGLPQDTPVGIVENGYLPNQRVTIGTVGSIADQAEAAGVANPAVIVIGDVVRVSPFAPSHFKTADYSTTTPNRPRVLTK; encoded by the coding sequence ATGGCAATTCAGGACATTTACCCCACGGCGCTGCGCCTGCTGGGCCGCCCCGTACTGGTGGTGGGCGGCGGGCCGGTGGCCACGCGCCGCACCAAAGGGCTGCTCGACGCCGGTGCCCGGGTAACCGTGGTTGCCCCCGCTGCCTCCGCGGGACTGAGGGAACTGGCCGACGCCGGCCTCCTCACCTGGGAGCAGCGCCCCTACCGTACGTCCGACGTCGACGGCGTCTGGTTCGTCCAGACCGCAACCGGCGATTCCGCCGTGGACGCCCTGGTTTCGGCGGACGCCGAGGAGCAGCGCATCTGGTGCGTCAACGCTTCCGACCACGAAGCCTCAGCCGCGTGGACGCCCGCGGTTGCCGTGGTGGACGACGTGCAGATCGCCGTGAACGCCGGGGGAGACCCGCGCCGCGCCATGGCACTGCGTGACGCCGTGGCCACCGCGCTGGAAACCGGCGACCTTCCGCTGCGCCGCCAGCGGGCGCACCGGGGAAGCGTGGCCCTGGTGGGCGGCGGTCCCGGCGACACCGGGCTCATCACCGTCCGCGGCCGCAGGCTCCTCGGCCAGGCCGACGTCGTGGTGGCGGACCGCCTGGGCCCCCGCGAACTGCTGAACGAACTGGCCCCGGACGTCCGCGTCATCGAGGTAGGCAAGACCCCCGGCCACCATCCCGTGCCCCAGGCCGACATCAACCGGATCCTCGTCGACGAAGCCCTCGCCGGCCACCGGGTGGTCAGGCTCAAGGGCGGAGACCCCTACGTGCTGGGACGCGGCGGCGAAGAAGCCGAGTTCTGCCGCCAGCACGGCGTCGAGGTTGAAGTGGTCCCCGGCGTGACGTCGGCGATTTCCGTTCCCGCTGCAGCCGGCATTCCCGTCACGCACCGCGGCCTGGCCAAGGGCTTCAGCGTGGTCACCGGGCACGAGGAACTCTCCGAGGTCCCGGCCCGGTCCGACCACACCATCGTGCTGCTCATGGGAGTGGGCCAGCTCCGCGAATCCACCGCAGCCCTGGCCGCTGCCGGTTTGCCTCAGGACACTCCAGTTGGCATCGTTGAGAACGGCTATTTGCCCAATCAGCGCGTGACCATCGGCACTGTCGGTTCCATCGCTGACCAGGCCGAGGCCGCCGGCGTCGCGAATCCCGCGGTGATCGTGATCGGTGACGTTGTCCGCGTCAGCCCGTTCGCGCCGTCGCACTTCAAGACCGCCGACTACAGCACCACCACCCCGAACCGCCCCCGCGTACTGACCAAGTAG